One Tetrapisispora phaffii CBS 4417 chromosome 2, complete genome genomic region harbors:
- the RPC37 gene encoding DNA-directed RNA polymerase III subunit C37 (similar to Saccharomyces cerevisiae RPC37 (YKR025W); ancestral locus Anc_1.262) produces the protein MDSGNKLFVTDEGEDINVDQEQIVALETESRETNSKMDVDDEAKGEDEKGSAQPYEDDADPVVSEIPLNLLGTSKDLHVFQYVNRTKISGRKPLKLPAAGKVRYQENSSMWELDIPLDDSIFFNKEKINKDWEANDYQTLRGVGVPNAGQYAGFESNGQMYLVPVNSVAQLRPYFKYIDDSNYKKKQDDIKQQTSNVPQRAHVVTMSVKSVSEQQQNRLTGSLMAHKILDEEEPLNLEWDRSENGIKLKEDIIEEMKKHRLKAVCTEEQYLSNLV, from the coding sequence ATGGATAGCGGTAACAAACTGTTTGTAACAGACGAAGGTGAGGATATAAATGTTGACCAAGAGCAAATTGTGGCCTTAGAGACTGAAAGCAGGGAGACCAATTCCAAAATGGATGTAGACGATGAAGCTAAAGGTGAAGACGAGAAAGGGTCTGCTCAGCCATATGAAGATGATGCTGATCCAGTTGTCAGTGAAATTCCGCTGAATTTACTTGGGACCAGCAAAGATCTACACGTCTTCCAATATGTCAATAGAACAAAAATATCAGGGCGCAAACCTTTGAAACTTCCTGCTGCTGGTAAGGTCAGATATCAAGAAAATTCATCGATGTGGGAGTTAGATATTCCTCTAGATGATTCgatattctttaataaagaGAAAATTAACAAAGACTGGGAAGCGAACGATTATCAAACATTGAGAGGTGTTGGTGTTCCAAATGCAGGACAATATGCCGGTTTTGAATCAAATGGTCAAATGTACCTCGTGCCAGTTAATAGTGTTGCACAGTTGAGGCcttatttcaaatatattgatgatTCTAACtataagaaaaaacaaGATGATATAAAGCAACAGACATCTAATGTCCCACAAAGAGCACATGTCGTCACAATGTCTGTGAAAAGTGTGAGTGAGCAGCAACAAAACAGACTAACAGGCTCCCTAATGGCACACAAAATATTAGATGAAGAGGAAcctttaaatttagaatGGGATCGTTCTGAGAATGGAATTAAGCTTAAAGAAGATATCATAGAGGAGATGAAGAAACATCGTTTAAAAGCTGTGTGTACTGAGGAACAATATTTGTCGAATCTTGTATGA
- the GCN3 gene encoding translation initiation factor eIF2B subunit alpha (similar to Saccharomyces cerevisiae GCN3 (YKR026C); ancestral locus Anc_1.263) — translation MSEFNITETYLGFLEEDTEVTMPIAAIEALVTLLTVKNPETAAEMINSIKSATEELINSIPNSMSLRAGCDVFMRFVLKNTQLYGDWESCKRHLIENGQLFVSRSKQSRDKIAKIGKDFITDDDTILLHGHSRAVFSLLSHAAENFIRFRCVITESRPSDQGIRCYNALKAKGIPVTMIVDSAVGSIIHRIDKVFVGAEGVTESGGIVNIIGTYSIGVLAKIARKPFFVVSESHKFVRMFPLSPDDLPLVGDSLNFNRSDNAIAANTDKLEDNDFDITQGRKTDYTSQDYITALITDLGVLTPSAVSEELIKMWYD, via the coding sequence ATGAGTGAGTTTAATATCACAGAGACGTATCTAGGGTTTTTAGAGGAAGATACCGAGGTTACCATGCCTATTGCTGCTATTGAAGCTTTGGTTACTTTATTGACAGTGAAGAACCCCGAGACAGCAGCAGAGATGATCAATTCTATCAAATCTGCCACTGAagaattgattaattcCATCCCTAACTCTATGTCATTAAGAGCTGGTTGTGATGTTTTCATGCgttttgttttgaaaaatactCAACTTTACGGTGATTGGGAAAGTTGTAAAAGacatttaattgaaaatggtCAGTTATTCGTTTCGAGATCAAAACAATCTCGTGACAAGATAGCTAAGATTGGTAAAGATTTTATCACTGACGATGATACCATCTTATTACACGGTCATTCAAGAGCTGTCTTCTCGTTATTATCCCATGCTGCAGAGAATTTCATTAGATTTAGATGTGTGATCACTGAATCAAGGCCTTCTGACCAAGGGATAAGATGTTACAATGCTTTGAAAGCAAAAGGGATACCTGTTACAATGATTGTGGATAGTGCAGTCGGCAGCATCATCCACAGAATTGATAAAGTGTTTGTGGGTGCTGAAGGTGTCACTGAGTCAGGTGGTATTGTCAATATTATCGGCACATATTCTATCGGTGTTTTAGCAAAAATAGCAAGAAAGCCATTCTTTGTAGTCAGTGAAAGTCATAAGTTCGTCAGAATGTTTCCTTTGTCGCCTGATGACTTACCTTTAGTCGGTGactctttaaattttaaccGTAGCGACAATGCTATTGCAGCCAATACCGATAAACTGGAAGATAATGACTTCGATATAACTCAAGGTCGTAAAACAGACTATACCTCCCAAGATTATATAACAGCTCTGATCACAGATTTAGGTGTATTGACTCCAAGTGCTGTCTCGGAGGAATTGATTAAGATGTGGTACGATTAG
- the PHS1 gene encoding enoyl-CoA hydratase PHS1 (similar to Saccharomyces cerevisiae PHS1 (YJL097W); ancestral locus Anc_1.269), which translates to MAKKLISCTSPLALYNLFSALAWGSILFYVVFVYNFVGQPDFFIKSNKLVIFVQCGAIIEIFNSLFGIVRSPLFTTVAQVASRLLVVIGVFYLLPETPACHDFVYVTLLFAWSLTETVRYLFYFYQLTTEKGAPTFLLLLRYNLFIVLYPLGVTSELVIIYSSLAVAERLYSTTYKYTLIFSMLTYMPGLPMLFTHMVVQRSKIMQAYYEEQEASSKKKE; encoded by the coding sequence atgGCTAAAAAACTTATTTCATGTACCTCTCCATTGGCTCTGtacaatttattttctgcTTTAGCTTGGGGTAGTATTTTGTTCTATGTTGTCTTTGTTTACAACTTTGTTGGACAACCAGACTTTTTCATCAAATCCAATAAGTTAGTTATATTTGTTCAATGTGGTGCcatcattgaaatttttaattcGTTATTTGGTATAGTGCGTTCTCCCTTATTCACTACTGTTGCACAAGTTGCTTCTCGTTTACTAGTGGTTATTGGTGTTTTCTACTTATTACCTGAAACGCCAGCATGTCATGATTTTGTTTATGTCACTTTATTATTCGCATGGTCATTAACTGAAACCGTTAGATACCTTTTCTATTTCTATCAATTGACCACTGAGAAAGGTGCTCCAACGTTCCTACTCCTATTAAGAtacaatttatttattgttttatacCCATTGGGCGTCACTAGTGAACTAGTCATCATTTACTCCTCATTGGCTGTTGCTGAAAGGCTGTATTCGACCACTTATAAATACACTTTGATTTTCTCAATGTTGACTTATATGCCAGGTTTACCAATGCTGTTTACTCACATGGTTGTACAAAGATCTAAAATAATGCAAGCATACTACGAGGAGCAAGAAGCAAGCAGTAAGAAGAAGGAATAA
- the SRS2 gene encoding DNA helicase SRS2 (similar to Saccharomyces cerevisiae SRS2 (YJL092W); ancestral locus Anc_1.274), translated as MPNNEDAILENIISSLNKYQEIAVKFDYNQALQVIAGPGTGKTKVLTSRVAYMLLKHKIRPQNIIVTTFTNKAAKEMIDRLASLLKETDIKVSDLMIGTFHSICMKILTRFGSRIGLPNGWRIADEKEVETIVTDLVKRVPDQIRDYANSRTRKVNLCVPSKNNSDEWVLNAKVIKKIIEKLKTDAIIPESYFKLDEHDPALAYFYKAYQEELQKLNALDFDDLLMFAFILLSKERCLPNIRHVLVDEFQDTNGIQIDLMYLLAKGNHHQSRGVTVVGDPDQSIYAFRNALSHNFNVMSERCPIQISQVILEENYRSSQKILDTSEVLISQQTKGRTKRVPLKAQFDIDFPPVYMKFPTNFLQAPSLIREMLYLKSLPSLFTYNDFAILVRQRRQIKNLEKALIENRIPYKIIKGHAFWEAKEVISMLALIKCVYSDNDKSSIISSLLYPSKGLGQVSADRIKSKIEESGNLAPFLVLKMIGSGELTCDVPDKSVKVVKNFISLIEECRGMLNSPSSSLYINLFNKLYEKSGLKHEYLYVDGKKKSEVNDDDEPNEMNPRHQNILLLRDYFTGNKNSNSTDPSNFKINQQVLSPHEYIREFFNGLSLNTVDNNQEIETEEERFKRELLDREGYVTISTIHSSKGLEWPVVFIPGCDDGIIPCIFNDDTKGASSDSDDDDDDDDHKNGKNKKKSKVNSTDENENEERRMFFVAQTRAKFLLYLSSVESMDEQFPSKASRFLTPGLLATMADDQRVFASIENIKQLYLAMKNNMSIPEQFSLSTLVKDYNKFVENRREFFYWNENIVRDIMRLDLKTNSVDIKSNPFTTAAFQLGLDNKPSNKVRKNQYSPKGKERIKVNKSPGKVYAPGNDISPFKSTYSKKTTFAPQYTPSRTIFELEQNTNPKFAPKVKNNTQSSKPVLNKKTSPKRRLFVSDSNARVSSNLGHDMSASVKSNPDVTSKVSSTSIRATSKVGRKICVSAINIDDNVPLTSQKLEYTSESNSIIDTTAAELLHNPNDSSIDNRPIIASAKILADAVKKSKSTNEGKSGRKPKVKQELNASQFDIFTQLSKAKKKAKGNNSEIIIID; from the coding sequence ATGCCAAACAATGAAGATGCGatattggaaaatattattagttCGTTGAACAAATACCAAGAAATTGCAgttaaatttgattataatCAGGCTTTGCAAGTTATAGCTGGTCCAGGTACTGGTAAGACAAAAGTACTGACTTCAAGAGTTGCCTACATGTTGTTGAAACATAAAATCAGACCGCAGAACATCATTGTAACAACATTCACTAATAAAGCTGCTAAAGAGATGATTGATAGACTGGCTAGTTTACTTAAAGAAACAGACATAAAAGTCAGTGACTTAATGATTGGTACCTTCCATAGTATATGcatgaaaatattaacgAGATTTGGAAGTAGGATTGGATTACCAAATGGTTGGAGGATTGCAGACGAAAAAGAAGTTGAAACAATAGTAACTGACTTAGTAAAACGAGTTCCAGATCAAATTAGAGATTATGCAAATAGTAGGACCAGAAAAGTTAACTTGTGTGTTCCTAGTAAGAATAATAGTGATGAATGGGTTTTGAATGCAAAggttattaaaaaaataatagaaaagTTGAAGACCGATGCAATTATACCTGAAAGTTACTTTAAACTTGATGAGCATGATCCAGCATTAgcatatttttataaagcTTACCAAGAAGAACTTCAGAAGTTAAATGCATTAGATTTcgatgatttattaatgtttGCATTCATATTACTCTCTAAAGAAAGATGTTTACCTAATATACGGCATGTTCTTGTAGATGAATTTCAAGATACGAATGGTATTCAAATCGACCTAATGTATCTATTAGCTAAAGGTAATCATCATCAATCAAGAGGGGTTACAGTTGTGGGAGATCCTGATCAAAGTATATATGCATTTAGGAATGCATTATCTCATAATTTTAATGTCATGTCAGAGAGATGTCCAATTCAAATTTCTCAAGTtattttagaagaaaacTATCGTTCTTCACAAAAGATTTTAGATACAAGTGAAGTATTAATCAGTCAGCAGACGAAAGGTAGAACAAAAAGAGTACCTCTAAAAGCTCAgtttgatattgattttcCTCCAGTATATATGAAGTTTCCAACGAACTTTTTACAGGCTCCTTCACTAATAAGAGAaatgttatatttaaagtCTCTGCCGTCTCTATTCACGTACAATGATTTTGCAATACTAGTTAGGCAAAGACGACAAATTAAGAATTTAGAAAAAGCATTAATAGAAAATAGAATTCCTTATAAGATAATTAAAGGGCACGCATTTTGGGAAGCTAAAGAAGTTATATCTATGCTAGCCCTTATCAAATGCGTGTATTCTGACAATGACAAGAGCTCTATCATATCAAGCTTATTGTATCCCTCTAAGGGCCTTGGCCAAGTATCTGCAGATAGAATAAAATCTAAAATCGAAGAGAGCGGCAACCTTGCCCCTTTCTTggtattaaaaatgattggATCAGGTGAACTAACTTGTGATGTTCCAGATAAGTCAGTAAAAGTtgtgaaaaattttatatcaCTAATTGAAGAATGTAGAGGAATGTTAAATTCaccatcttcttcattatatattaatctGTTCAACAAGCTCTATGAAAAATCTGGTTTGAAACATGAATACCTATATGTCGATggtaaaaagaaatcagaagttaatgatgatgatgaacCAAACGAGATGAATCCCAGGCATCAGAATATCTTACTATTAAGGGACTATTTTACAGGgaataaaaattctaatTCAACTGATCCATCTAATTTTAAGATTAACCAACAAGTTTTGAGTCCGCATGAATATATTAGAGAGTTTTTCAATGGTTTATCCTTGAATACTGTAGATAATAATCAAGAGATTGAAACAGAGGAGGAAAGATTTAAAAGAGAGTTGCTCGATAGGGAAGGTTATGTGACTATCTCAACTATTCATAGTTCAAAAGGTTTAGAATGGCCAGTAGTTTTTATACCGGGATGCGATGACGGTATCATACCTTGTATTTTTAACGACGATACTAAGGGTGCATCATCTGATTCAgatgacgatgatgatgatgatgatcATAAGAatggtaaaaataaaaagaaatcaaaagtAAATAGTACAGATGAAAATGAGAatgaagaaagaagaatgTTTTTTGTCGCCCAAACTCGTGCTAAATTTCTATTATACTTATCATCTGTTGAAAGTATGGATGAACAGTTTCCCAGTAAAGCGAGCAGGTTTTTGACTCCTGGGTTATTGGCCACTATGGCAGATGATCAACGAGTATTTGCCAgcattgaaaatattaagcAATTATATTTAGCCATGAAAAACAACATGAGCATTCCAGAAcaattttctttatcaacGTTAGTGAAGGATTATAACAAATTTGTAGAGAATAGAAGGGAATTCTTTTATTGGAATGAAAATATAGTTCGTGATATTATGCGTCTGGATTTAAAAACCAATTCAGTAGATATAAAAAGCAATCCTTTTACCACAGCTGCATTTCAATTAGGACTTGATAATAAACCATCCAATAAAGTGCGTAAAAATCAATATAGTCCGAAGGGTAAGGAAAGAATTAAGGTAAATAAGAGTCCTGGGAAAGTATACGCACCTGGCAATGATATCTCTCCTTTTAAATCAACTTATAGTAAAAAGACCACATTTGCCCCACAATATACACCTTCAAGGACTATATTTGAGTTGGAACAAAACACAAACCCAAAATTTGCACcaaaagttaaaaataatactcAGTCTTCTAAACCAGTgctaaataaaaaaacttCTCCAAAGAGGAGGTTATTTGTATCTGATTCAAATGCTCGTGTAAGTTCTAATCTAGGCCACGATATGTCAGCATCAGTAAAATCAAATCCCGATGTAACTAGTAAAGTTTCATCCACATCAATTCGTGCAACTTCAAAAGTAGGTAGAAAAATTTGTGTCAGTGCTATTAATATTGACGACAATGTTCCGTTAACATCTCAAAAACTCGAATATACTTCAGAAtctaattcaattattgaCACCACGGCTGCAGAATTGCTTCATAATCCAAATGACTCTTCGATCGACAATCGTCCAATAATTGCTAGTGCTAAAATATTAGCGGATGCTGTTAAAAAGTCTAAATCAACTAATGAAGGAAAGTCAGGTCGAAAACCGAAAGTCAAACAAGAATTGAATGCTAGCcaatttgatatatttacGCAACTATCCAAAGCCAAAAAGAAAGCTAAAGGAAATAATAgtgaaattattatcattgatTAG